From Streptomyces chrestomyceticus JCM 4735, one genomic window encodes:
- a CDS encoding (2,3-dihydroxybenzoyl)adenylate synthase translates to MLDGCTPWPETLAARYRAEGYWTGELLGRRSGDPGLAARTAVVTPDRTLTYGRLDLAADRLAAGLGALGIAPRDRIVVQLPNGADLVVVCLALFRLGALPVFALPAHRVAEIAHLVESSEAVAYVCADRDLDCDHRELARQVLARTGSLKHVLVAGDPGPYTALADADADPVRLPLPDPEDVALFLLSGGTSGPPKLIPRTHADYTYQLRASAALCGVGPHSRYLCALPMGHNFALACPGVLGTLRAGGTAVLAPAPTPEECFPLIERAGVTVTSLVPPLVPLWLDAAEWTDSDLSSLALLQVGGSRLDPATAERVADGLGCALQQVYGMAEGLLNFTRPGDPEEEVLHTQGRPLSPADEVRVVREDGTDAAPGEAGELYTRGPYTLRGYYRADALNRLRFTEEGYYRSGDLVRRTAAGNFEVVGRTNDVVNRGGEKVPCQEVEEHLLADPRIVSAAVVALPHPLMGEQTCACVVFRDGEAELTLRQVQAVLRERGVAAYKLPDRLVALPGMPLTGVGKIDKRALRESLAD, encoded by the coding sequence ATGCTCGACGGCTGTACGCCCTGGCCCGAAACCCTGGCCGCGCGGTACCGGGCCGAGGGGTACTGGACCGGCGAACTGCTGGGCCGCCGGTCCGGCGACCCCGGCCTGGCCGCCCGGACCGCGGTCGTCACCCCGGACCGCACCCTGACGTACGGCCGGCTCGACCTGGCTGCCGACCGGCTCGCCGCGGGGCTCGGTGCCCTGGGCATCGCCCCTCGCGACCGGATCGTCGTCCAGTTGCCCAACGGCGCCGACCTGGTCGTGGTGTGCCTGGCCCTGTTCCGGCTCGGCGCGCTGCCCGTCTTCGCGCTGCCCGCACATCGTGTCGCGGAGATCGCCCATCTCGTGGAGTCCTCCGAGGCGGTGGCCTACGTCTGCGCGGACCGCGACCTGGACTGCGACCACCGGGAGCTGGCCCGGCAGGTCCTGGCCCGTACCGGCTCCCTCAAGCACGTCCTGGTGGCCGGGGACCCCGGCCCGTACACCGCGCTGGCGGACGCCGACGCGGACCCGGTACGGCTGCCGCTGCCCGACCCGGAGGACGTGGCACTGTTCCTGCTCTCCGGGGGCACCTCGGGGCCGCCCAAGCTGATCCCGCGCACCCACGCCGACTACACCTACCAGTTGCGGGCCAGCGCGGCCCTGTGCGGTGTCGGCCCGCACAGCCGCTACCTGTGCGCGCTGCCCATGGGCCACAACTTCGCCCTGGCCTGCCCCGGCGTACTCGGCACGCTGCGGGCCGGCGGCACGGCGGTGCTCGCCCCGGCGCCCACCCCGGAGGAGTGCTTCCCGCTCATCGAGCGCGCCGGGGTGACCGTCACCTCGCTCGTGCCGCCGCTGGTGCCGCTGTGGCTGGACGCCGCCGAGTGGACCGACAGCGACCTGTCCTCCCTCGCCCTCCTCCAGGTCGGCGGCTCGCGGCTCGACCCGGCCACCGCCGAGCGGGTGGCGGACGGGCTCGGGTGCGCCCTCCAGCAGGTGTACGGCATGGCCGAGGGCCTGCTCAACTTCACCCGGCCCGGCGACCCGGAGGAGGAGGTGCTGCACACCCAGGGGCGCCCGCTGTCGCCCGCGGACGAGGTGCGGGTGGTCCGGGAGGACGGCACGGACGCCGCCCCCGGCGAGGCGGGGGAGCTGTACACCCGGGGCCCGTACACGCTGCGCGGCTACTACCGGGCCGACGCGCTGAACCGGCTGCGGTTCACCGAGGAGGGCTACTACCGCAGCGGTGACCTCGTGCGCCGTACGGCCGCGGGCAATTTCGAGGTGGTGGGCCGGACGAACGACGTGGTCAACCGAGGCGGGGAGAAGGTGCCCTGCCAGGAGGTGGAGGAGCATCTGCTGGCGGACCCGCGGATCGTCTCCGCCGCGGTCGTGGCGCTGCCGCACCCGCTGATGGGGGAGCAGACCTGTGCCTGTGTGGTGTTCCGTGACGGCGAAGCTGAACTGACGCTGCGTCAGGTACAGGCCGTCCTGCGGGAGCGCGGAGTCGCCGCGTACAAGCTGCCGGACCGCCTCGTCGCGCTGCCGGGGATGCCGCTCACCGGCGTCGGCAAGATCGACAAGCGGGCGCTGCGGGAGAGCCTGGCGGACTGA
- a CDS encoding AfsR/SARP family transcriptional regulator has translation MSSTGETLRIQLLGPIRAWRHGRELHTGPPKQRAVLGLLASRAGEVVCVEHIIDAVWGTDTPQSAANGVHTYVAGLRRVLDPGRGRRGTSSVLTSAAGGYCLSVAAEDVDATLFTRCHTAARRAAAEGDTAKALTLYADALARWRGAAYSGVPGPFAAMERTRLHDLRLTAVEEWAAGMLAGGRYAEAVAELSAAVAEEPLRERLRWLLMLALYRSDRQAHALSVYTETRRLLNRELGIEPSPELRSLHQQILTGRTAPAEGRPAPEAPSADAETAVTAPPRPNQLPALARGFVGRTTELARMEHLLDETCDQQGATTPVVVADGAAGVGKTAFVLRLAHRLLDRFPDGQLYVDLCGTSLRARPLSAADALGQLLHGLGVDSSHLPADLAGRASLYRSLLHGRRMLVVLDDVLNADQLRPLIPRGPSCLLATSRQRLTGLAVRDGAHLVRLRALDEADSVRLLADLSGGRLHGHDPVARRLVRLCGGLPLALRIAAEQLAASPDVSPASLAEQYGAERGRLDRLAVEDDAAASVRTVFETSYLALPAEAARMFRYLGLYRGGTITVGCAAALAGTGRDTARRLLDLLVDSHLLEEVHRQTYRFHDLIRIFAAECAERESQPLREAALTRVLEAEQWVSGPLTEPAAGRDTAWAGAAPA, from the coding sequence ATGTCCAGTACGGGGGAGACCCTGCGCATCCAGCTCCTGGGGCCTATAAGGGCCTGGCGGCACGGCAGGGAGCTGCACACCGGACCGCCCAAGCAACGCGCCGTGCTGGGCCTGCTGGCCAGCCGCGCGGGCGAAGTCGTGTGTGTGGAGCACATCATCGACGCCGTCTGGGGGACCGACACCCCGCAGAGCGCCGCCAACGGCGTGCACACCTACGTGGCCGGTCTGCGCCGCGTCCTCGACCCGGGACGGGGCAGGCGGGGCACCAGCTCGGTCCTGACCTCGGCCGCCGGCGGCTACTGCCTGAGTGTGGCCGCCGAGGACGTGGACGCCACCCTCTTCACCCGGTGTCACACCGCCGCCCGCCGGGCGGCCGCCGAAGGCGACACGGCGAAGGCCCTGACGCTGTACGCGGACGCCCTGGCACGGTGGCGCGGCGCCGCCTACTCCGGAGTCCCCGGACCGTTCGCCGCCATGGAACGCACCCGGCTGCACGACCTCCGGCTCACGGCCGTCGAGGAGTGGGCCGCGGGCATGCTGGCCGGCGGACGGTACGCGGAGGCGGTCGCCGAGCTGTCCGCCGCCGTGGCCGAGGAACCGCTGCGCGAACGGCTGCGCTGGCTGCTGATGCTCGCCCTCTACCGCAGCGACCGGCAGGCCCACGCGCTGTCGGTGTACACCGAGACCCGGCGGCTGCTCAACCGGGAGCTGGGCATCGAGCCCAGCCCCGAGCTGCGCAGCCTGCACCAGCAGATCCTCACCGGGCGGACGGCACCCGCCGAGGGCCGTCCGGCCCCCGAAGCGCCGTCCGCCGACGCCGAGACGGCCGTGACGGCGCCTCCCCGGCCCAACCAGTTGCCCGCGCTGGCCCGGGGGTTCGTCGGCCGCACCACGGAACTGGCCCGGATGGAGCACCTGCTGGACGAGACGTGCGACCAGCAGGGCGCCACCACCCCCGTCGTCGTCGCGGACGGGGCGGCCGGTGTCGGCAAGACGGCGTTCGTGCTGCGCCTGGCCCACCGGCTGCTGGACCGTTTCCCCGACGGCCAGCTCTACGTCGACCTGTGCGGCACCAGCCTCCGCGCCCGGCCGCTGAGCGCCGCGGACGCCCTGGGGCAGTTGCTGCACGGCCTCGGCGTCGACAGCAGCCACCTCCCCGCCGACCTGGCCGGGCGGGCCTCCCTGTACCGCAGCCTGCTGCACGGCCGGCGCATGCTGGTGGTGCTCGACGACGTCCTCAACGCCGACCAGTTGCGCCCGCTCATCCCCCGCGGCCCGTCCTGCCTGCTGGCGACGAGCCGGCAACGGCTGACCGGCCTGGCGGTACGCGACGGCGCGCACCTGGTCCGGCTCCGGGCACTGGACGAAGCGGATTCGGTACGGCTGCTGGCCGACCTCAGCGGCGGCCGGCTGCACGGCCACGACCCGGTCGCCCGGCGGCTCGTACGGCTGTGCGGCGGGTTACCGCTGGCCCTGCGCATCGCCGCCGAACAACTGGCCGCGAGCCCGGACGTGTCACCGGCCTCGCTGGCCGAGCAGTACGGCGCCGAGCGCGGCCGGCTCGACCGACTCGCCGTGGAGGACGACGCCGCAGCCAGCGTGCGCACCGTCTTCGAGACGTCGTACCTGGCGCTGCCCGCCGAGGCGGCGCGGATGTTCCGCTACCTGGGCCTCTACCGGGGCGGCACGATCACGGTCGGCTGCGCCGCGGCGCTCGCCGGCACCGGCCGGGACACCGCCCGCCGGCTGCTCGACCTGCTGGTCGACAGCCACTTGCTGGAGGAGGTGCACCGGCAGACGTACCGGTTCCACGACCTGATCCGGATCTTCGCGGCGGAGTGCGCCGAGCGGGAGTCGCAGCCGTTGCGCGAGGCGGCCCTGACCCGGGTGCTGGAGGCGGAGCAGTGGGTGTCCGGGCCGCTGACGGAGCCGGCCGCCGGCCGTGACACCGCCTGGGCCGGCGCCGCGCCCGCGTGA
- a CDS encoding cytochrome P450 family protein gives MATEAPLDLAALGDDFARDPYPTYERLRAQGPVHRVWMPEGAEVWLVVGHAEARAALTDPRLSKQWKNAAADFPISSPSGSHMMNSDPPQHTRLRKLVAREFTPRRIEALRPRVQEITDELLDKMLAAPDGRADLVDAFSFPLPISVICELMGVPFLDQAEVRRWADAAISAPDPAVRRAAAADAAKFIAALVAEKRSRPGEDLLSALIRTVDEEGDRLSLDELMGTVFLVIVAGHETTTNLIGNGVCALLEHPDQLADLRADFSLLDGAVEEMLRYDGAVESATFRFAVEPMEMGGRRIERGEAVMVDLNAANRDGARFTDPDRFDIRRPTAGHVAFGHGVHHCLGAPLARMEARIAIRSLLERCPRLALDADPHQVPWRHGILVRGPHHLPVRFGAA, from the coding sequence TTGGCCACCGAAGCCCCTCTCGACCTCGCCGCGCTCGGCGACGACTTCGCCCGGGACCCCTACCCGACCTACGAACGGCTGCGGGCCCAGGGCCCGGTGCACCGGGTGTGGATGCCCGAGGGCGCCGAGGTGTGGCTCGTCGTGGGCCACGCCGAGGCCCGTGCCGCGCTCACCGACCCCCGGCTGTCCAAGCAGTGGAAGAACGCCGCGGCGGACTTCCCGATCAGCAGTCCCTCGGGCAGCCACATGATGAACTCCGACCCGCCGCAGCACACCCGGCTGCGCAAGCTGGTGGCGCGGGAGTTCACCCCGCGGCGCATCGAGGCGCTGCGCCCCCGCGTGCAGGAGATCACGGACGAGCTGCTGGACAAGATGCTCGCCGCGCCGGACGGCCGGGCCGACCTGGTGGACGCGTTCTCGTTCCCGCTGCCCATCTCGGTGATCTGCGAACTGATGGGCGTGCCGTTCCTGGACCAGGCGGAGGTACGCCGCTGGGCCGACGCGGCGATCTCCGCACCGGACCCGGCGGTACGGCGCGCGGCGGCCGCCGACGCCGCGAAGTTCATCGCCGCCCTGGTCGCGGAGAAGCGCAGCCGTCCCGGCGAGGACCTGCTGAGCGCCCTCATCCGCACCGTCGACGAGGAGGGCGACCGCCTCTCGCTGGACGAGCTGATGGGTACCGTCTTCCTGGTGATCGTGGCGGGGCACGAGACCACCACCAACCTCATCGGCAACGGGGTCTGCGCCCTGCTGGAGCACCCGGACCAACTGGCGGACCTGCGCGCCGACTTCTCGCTGCTGGACGGCGCGGTGGAGGAGATGCTGCGCTACGACGGGGCGGTCGAGAGCGCGACGTTCCGGTTCGCCGTCGAGCCCATGGAGATGGGCGGCCGCCGCATCGAACGCGGCGAGGCGGTGATGGTGGACCTCAACGCCGCCAACCGGGACGGGGCGCGCTTCACCGACCCGGACCGCTTCGACATCCGCCGCCCCACCGCCGGCCACGTCGCCTTCGGCCACGGTGTCCACCACTGCCTGGGCGCGCCGCTGGCCCGGATGGAGGCCCGGATCGCGATCCGCAGCCTCCTGGAGCGCTGTCCGCGGCTGGCGCTGGACGCGGACCCGCACCAGGTGCCGTGGCGGCACGGCATCCTGGTCCGGGGGCCGCACCACCTGCCGGTCCGCTTCGGCGCCGCCTGA
- a CDS encoding DHA2 family efflux MFS transporter permease subunit → MSETALNRGQALVAVALAQFMVTLDMTVVNVALPDMGAGLGFDPAQLPWVVNIYALFFGGFLLLGGRAADLFGQRRVLLWGTWSFAIASLAGGLAQEPWHMIAARAVQGVGAAVMAPSALAVLTLTQREGEERTKALGVYAAVAAVGGGAGVLVGGLLTEYAGWRWVMLVNLPMALAVVLLALRSVPAGTFGNRRGKLDVLGAILATGGVGLLILGMVRTEELSWTSPTTIVTLAAAVVLLVAFVLWEKYGPMTDPLIRLGLLAKRNVAGANLYMALLAAGQLAVFYFLSLYLQRVLKLGPAEAGAAFLPLCLTAMVAIQVTTRVLRRQLAGIKTLLIPAGLIAAAGFAWSGMADASGSYLGDVLVPSLLAGLGVGIAFVPLTAAATVGLPPQEAGTASALLNASRQVGSALGLAVLVTAATTRTDSRLAAGVSPDQAAVDGYSLGFVLAGGFLVLAVLVAVFVLPRRPRPAAAPAAAAPQPGAGTPADAGDAGAPAPDVAAGGITPKG, encoded by the coding sequence ATGTCCGAAACGGCCTTGAACAGGGGACAGGCGTTGGTGGCCGTCGCCCTCGCCCAGTTCATGGTGACCCTCGACATGACGGTCGTGAACGTGGCGTTACCCGACATGGGAGCCGGTCTGGGGTTCGACCCCGCCCAGCTCCCCTGGGTGGTCAACATCTACGCCCTCTTCTTCGGCGGCTTCCTGCTCCTGGGGGGCCGGGCGGCGGACCTGTTCGGTCAGCGGCGGGTGCTGCTGTGGGGAACCTGGTCCTTCGCCATCGCCTCGCTCGCGGGCGGGCTGGCCCAGGAGCCGTGGCACATGATCGCCGCCCGCGCGGTCCAGGGCGTGGGCGCCGCGGTGATGGCGCCGTCCGCGCTGGCCGTCCTCACCCTCACCCAGCGCGAGGGCGAGGAGCGCACCAAGGCGCTCGGCGTGTACGCGGCCGTCGCGGCGGTCGGCGGCGGCGCCGGCGTGCTGGTCGGCGGTCTGCTCACCGAGTACGCCGGCTGGCGCTGGGTGATGCTGGTGAACCTGCCGATGGCGCTCGCGGTCGTCCTGCTGGCCCTGCGCAGCGTCCCGGCCGGCACCTTCGGCAACCGCCGGGGCAAGCTCGACGTGCTCGGCGCGATCCTCGCCACCGGCGGTGTGGGCCTGCTGATCCTCGGCATGGTGCGCACCGAGGAGCTGTCGTGGACGTCGCCCACCACCATCGTCACGCTGGCGGCGGCCGTCGTCCTGCTCGTCGCCTTCGTGCTGTGGGAGAAGTACGGCCCGATGACCGACCCGCTGATCCGGCTCGGGCTGCTGGCCAAGCGCAACGTCGCCGGTGCCAACCTGTACATGGCCCTGCTGGCGGCCGGTCAGCTCGCGGTGTTCTACTTCCTGTCGCTGTATCTCCAGCGCGTCCTGAAGCTGGGCCCGGCCGAGGCGGGCGCCGCCTTCCTGCCCCTGTGCCTGACCGCGATGGTCGCGATCCAGGTCACCACCCGGGTCCTGCGTCGGCAACTGGCCGGAATCAAGACCCTGTTGATCCCGGCCGGTCTGATCGCCGCCGCCGGGTTCGCCTGGAGCGGCATGGCCGACGCCTCGGGCAGCTACCTGGGTGACGTGCTCGTGCCGTCCCTGCTGGCGGGTCTCGGAGTGGGTATCGCCTTCGTCCCGCTGACGGCCGCCGCCACCGTCGGGCTGCCGCCGCAGGAGGCCGGTACGGCCTCGGCCCTGCTGAACGCCTCGCGGCAGGTCGGCAGTGCGCTCGGCCTCGCGGTGCTGGTGACCGCGGCGACCACGCGCACCGACAGCCGCCTGGCCGCCGGTGTCTCCCCGGACCAGGCGGCGGTCGACGGGTACTCCCTCGGCTTCGTACTGGCGGGCGGGTTCCTGGTGCTGGCGGTCCTGGTGGCGGTCTTCGTGCTCCCGCGCCGCCCCCGGCCGGCTGCCGCGCCGGCCGCGGCGGCACCGCAGCCCGGTGCCGGGACTCCGGCCGACGCCGGTGACGCCGGTGCCCCGGCCCCGGACGTCGCGGCCGGCGGGATCACCCCGAAGGGGTGA
- a CDS encoding alpha/beta fold hydrolase: protein MPQHRTVEVNGLRLHLAEEGEGPLVLLLHGFPEFWYAWRHQLSPLAEAGFRVVAPDQRGYGDSDRPAAPEAYSILHLAGDVVGLVKALGEERAVVVGHDWGALVAWQSALLRPDVVRAVAGLSILPMPRGPVPPLLSTREKTGGRFYWNYFEEPGVAEAEFGKDLDRTFRRLLYGASGDRPQPPAPPLVPPGGGFLDLAADPDPLPGWLTEEDIAAYVTAFGRSGFTGGLNWYRNLDRNWELTAAWEGARIEVPALYVVGDRDRAFPGDDGIVPALSGTAPHHRDPVVVRGAGHWLQQERPDAVNAALLDFLRSLA, encoded by the coding sequence ATGCCCCAGCACCGCACGGTCGAAGTCAACGGTCTCCGGCTGCATCTGGCCGAGGAGGGAGAAGGCCCCCTCGTCCTGCTGCTGCACGGCTTTCCGGAGTTCTGGTACGCCTGGCGCCACCAACTGAGCCCCCTGGCCGAGGCCGGGTTCCGGGTCGTCGCGCCCGACCAGCGCGGTTACGGCGACAGTGACCGCCCGGCCGCTCCGGAGGCGTACTCCATCCTGCACCTGGCCGGCGATGTGGTCGGGCTGGTCAAGGCGCTGGGCGAGGAACGGGCGGTCGTGGTCGGGCACGACTGGGGAGCCCTGGTCGCCTGGCAGAGCGCGCTGCTGCGGCCGGACGTGGTACGCGCGGTGGCCGGGCTGAGCATCCTGCCGATGCCCCGCGGCCCGGTGCCCCCGCTGCTCAGTACGCGGGAGAAGACCGGCGGCCGGTTCTACTGGAACTACTTCGAGGAACCCGGCGTCGCGGAGGCCGAGTTCGGCAAGGACCTGGACCGCACGTTCCGGCGCCTGCTCTACGGTGCCTCCGGCGACCGCCCGCAGCCCCCGGCGCCGCCCCTGGTACCGCCGGGCGGCGGTTTCCTGGACCTCGCGGCCGACCCCGACCCGCTGCCCGGCTGGCTGACCGAGGAGGACATCGCCGCGTACGTGACCGCGTTCGGCCGCTCCGGCTTCACCGGGGGCCTCAACTGGTACCGCAACCTCGACCGCAACTGGGAACTCACCGCCGCGTGGGAGGGCGCCCGTATCGAGGTACCGGCCCTGTACGTGGTGGGCGACCGCGACCGGGCCTTCCCCGGCGACGACGGGATCGTGCCCGCGCTGTCCGGCACGGCCCCGCACCACCGCGACCCGGTGGTCGTCCGGGGCGCGGGCCACTGGCTCCAGCAGGAGCGTCCCGACGCCGTCAACGCCGCGCTGCTCGACTTCCTCCGCTCCCTCGCCTGA
- a CDS encoding salicylate synthase, producing MIHYRTAVTETGHEPLDTAVALAESGLFGTYVVFENAGGWCVAGGIVAEVVVTADSVRCTWQGSTTEEPWYGDPLAKVQQFLDALPVAGWAAYGWCAFELAYAVTGMPLAGGVLLHLVVPETEVVLDGGRALLRSIHSGTLSAVENVIARAEAPARPARRTVEVDLDANAGAYRGAVTSVVSDIRAGALHKAVLSRVVPVDAELDFPASYAAGRRANTPARSFLLRMGDLQCFGFSPETVVEVDATGRVSSQPLAGTRALTGDADTDRRLREDLLADPKELHEHAISVKVAVDELAGPCKPDTVVVEEYMTVKERGSVQHLASRVVGRMPEGAGPWDAFAAVFPAVTASGVPKRPAYEAIRQYEPEPRGPYAGTVMRVTQDGGMDAALVLRSVYAQGGRTWLRAGAGVVEHSRPERELEETREKLRCVAHTLVARAESPAEPLRLAAAADGRSHC from the coding sequence ATGATCCATTACCGAACCGCCGTGACGGAAACCGGCCACGAACCGCTGGACACCGCGGTGGCTCTCGCGGAGTCCGGACTGTTCGGCACCTACGTGGTCTTCGAGAACGCCGGCGGGTGGTGCGTCGCCGGCGGCATCGTCGCGGAGGTCGTCGTCACCGCCGACAGCGTCCGATGTACCTGGCAGGGCAGCACGACCGAGGAGCCCTGGTACGGCGACCCGCTGGCCAAGGTGCAGCAGTTCCTGGACGCGCTCCCGGTCGCCGGCTGGGCCGCGTACGGCTGGTGTGCCTTCGAACTCGCCTACGCCGTCACGGGCATGCCCCTGGCCGGTGGTGTCCTGCTGCACCTGGTGGTGCCCGAGACCGAAGTCGTGCTGGACGGCGGCCGTGCCCTGCTGCGCAGCATCCACAGCGGCACGCTGTCCGCCGTCGAGAACGTCATCGCCCGCGCCGAGGCCCCGGCCCGCCCGGCCCGGCGGACCGTCGAAGTCGATCTCGACGCGAACGCCGGCGCCTACCGCGGCGCCGTGACGTCCGTCGTGAGCGACATCCGCGCGGGCGCCCTGCACAAGGCGGTGCTCTCCCGCGTCGTCCCCGTCGACGCCGAACTCGACTTCCCCGCGAGCTACGCGGCCGGCCGCAGGGCCAACACCCCGGCCCGGTCCTTCCTGCTGCGCATGGGGGACCTGCAGTGCTTCGGCTTCAGCCCGGAGACGGTGGTGGAGGTGGACGCCACGGGCCGGGTCTCCAGCCAGCCGCTGGCCGGCACCCGCGCGCTGACCGGGGACGCCGACACCGACCGCCGGCTGCGCGAGGACCTGCTCGCCGACCCCAAGGAACTGCACGAGCACGCCATCTCGGTGAAGGTGGCGGTGGACGAACTCGCCGGCCCCTGCAAGCCCGACACCGTGGTGGTCGAGGAGTACATGACGGTCAAGGAACGCGGCTCGGTCCAGCACCTGGCGTCCCGGGTGGTGGGGCGGATGCCCGAGGGGGCCGGCCCCTGGGACGCGTTCGCCGCCGTCTTCCCCGCCGTCACCGCCTCCGGAGTGCCCAAGCGCCCCGCGTACGAGGCCATCCGGCAGTACGAGCCGGAGCCGCGCGGGCCGTACGCGGGCACCGTCATGAGGGTGACACAGGACGGCGGCATGGACGCCGCCCTGGTCCTGCGCAGCGTCTACGCACAAGGCGGCCGGACCTGGCTGCGGGCCGGCGCGGGGGTCGTCGAACACTCCCGGCCGGAGCGCGAACTGGAGGAGACCAGGGAGAAGCTGCGGTGCGTGGCCCACACGCTCGTGGCGCGCGCGGAGAGCCCCGCGGAGCCGCTGCGGCTGGCCGCCGCGGCGGACGGTCGGTCGCACTGCTGA
- a CDS encoding TetR/AcrR family transcriptional regulator, with translation MRSDESVGTARKPVTPARKKVGRPSRLSQPAIVEAAQRIVDTEGDGSLSMRRLARELSITPMALYHHVRDRDQLLRLLLETKARHQPRPTLPDDPRERLTAAAQLLYDVLAECPFLGEILTSEELMNASSRWVTEAVLEAALGCGFSLEEAAALYRAVAHYTGGELLIRLTRERRLAHLDHPPYRSHAMAALQPQTHPRLTALADRWPALTARDTHEAGLEALLDGFFRTLDRSGPPSPAPS, from the coding sequence ATGCGGTCGGACGAATCGGTCGGCACGGCCCGGAAGCCGGTCACCCCGGCCCGGAAGAAGGTCGGCCGCCCCTCCCGGCTGTCCCAGCCGGCGATCGTCGAGGCGGCCCAGCGGATCGTGGACACCGAAGGCGACGGCAGCCTCTCCATGCGGCGGCTGGCGCGGGAGCTGTCCATCACGCCGATGGCGCTCTACCACCACGTACGCGACCGCGACCAGTTGCTGCGGCTGCTGCTGGAGACCAAGGCCCGGCACCAGCCACGGCCCACGCTGCCCGACGACCCCCGCGAACGGCTGACGGCCGCGGCCCAGTTGCTCTACGACGTCCTGGCCGAATGCCCGTTCCTCGGCGAGATCCTGACCTCCGAGGAGCTGATGAACGCCTCCAGCCGGTGGGTCACCGAAGCGGTGCTGGAGGCGGCGCTCGGCTGCGGCTTCAGCCTTGAGGAGGCCGCCGCCCTCTACCGCGCCGTCGCCCACTACACCGGCGGCGAACTGCTGATCCGCCTCACCAGGGAGCGGCGCCTCGCCCACCTCGACCACCCGCCCTACCGGTCGCACGCCATGGCCGCGCTCCAGCCGCAGACCCACCCCCGGCTGACCGCCCTCGCCGACCGCTGGCCCGCGCTCACCGCGCGCGACACGCACGAGGCCGGTCTCGAAGCGCTGCTCGACGGGTTCTTCCGCACCCTGGACCGGAGCGGGCCACCGTCCCCGGCGCCCTCCTGA
- a CDS encoding TetR/AcrR family transcriptional regulator: protein MQHRTRRAGRTGRPPRLAREAILSAAQRILDEEGAENLSMRRLAKEMSSTPMALYHYVRDKDELLLLLLEEHAAKFPRPELPAEPRARLLAAAQVLHDILVDCPWIVEVLASDDLFAVSAMWIVESILDAAIESGMTPEDAVYAYRVIWYYTAGELTVRFNRERRLAHLDRPPHRDQITGLDPGEFPLITSLGPRWNELTVRDTHRRGLEAVVEGLLAQAT from the coding sequence ATGCAGCACCGAACCCGACGTGCCGGCAGGACCGGCCGCCCGCCCCGGCTGGCGCGCGAAGCGATCCTGTCCGCCGCCCAGCGCATTCTGGACGAGGAGGGCGCGGAGAACCTCTCCATGCGCCGTCTCGCCAAGGAGATGTCCAGCACGCCCATGGCCCTGTACCACTACGTACGGGACAAGGACGAGCTGCTGCTGCTCCTGTTGGAGGAGCACGCCGCGAAGTTCCCCCGGCCCGAGCTGCCGGCCGAGCCCCGCGCCCGGCTCCTCGCCGCCGCCCAGGTTCTGCACGACATCCTGGTGGACTGCCCGTGGATCGTCGAAGTCCTCGCCTCCGACGACCTCTTCGCCGTCTCGGCGATGTGGATCGTCGAGAGCATCCTGGACGCCGCCATCGAGAGCGGGATGACCCCCGAGGACGCCGTCTACGCCTACCGCGTCATCTGGTACTACACCGCCGGTGAACTGACCGTCCGCTTCAACCGCGAGCGCCGCCTGGCGCACCTGGACCGGCCGCCGCACCGCGACCAGATCACCGGCCTGGACCCCGGGGAGTTCCCCCTCATCACCTCGCTGGGCCCGCGATGGAACGAACTGACCGTCCGGGACACCCACCGCCGGGGCCTGGAAGCGGTCGTCGAGGGGCTGCTGGCCCAGGCCACCTGA